A region of the Fischerella sp. PCC 9605 genome:
AAAGGTTGCGTTCTTCGATCCTGTCTCTATCTATTACTCGTAACTTCCCAAAGCCAGAACGAGCAAGATTTTCAGTTAGATTTGCGCCCAACGCCCCAGCACCACAGATGGTAACGGGAAATTCCCGCAGTTTGGTCATGAGTGTGGAGGTACGGTGCAGTTTCTCATGGATGAACATGATTTATTTTGTGTGTGTCTGCTTGAATACTTATACTGTCGCCTAGGCTGGTAATTGGTGATAGGTGATAGGTGATTGGGAAAGAGCCTTGTTATAGTTCTTCCCCTCTAATTCCACTTTCTCCTGAATCTGCGAACCCGCAAATAACGTGAAGCTAAGCGGCTGATGAGACGATAACTCTTGCGGACAATATCCAGGATAAAGTAGGGTACTCGTAGCCGAAGCGGAGATAACAGAGGACGATACAGCCAGTAGTAAGCTTTTTTCAGGTCATTCCACTTTGAGCAAGTTTCTTCATGGAGGAAGTCCGAAACGTCCACAACCAGTCCCCTGCCTTCTCGCATCATCACATTGCGACCGTGAACGTCATGGGGGTAGAGACCACGCCCACGGGCATAGTCTAGGGCTTGGTCGATGTCTCGTATAACTTGCTCTGGAATTCGCACCCCAAGGCTGAGACAGTCATACAAGGTCATTCCATAAAGCCGCTTTAGGATTAAGAAGCCCTCACCGGCATACAAACACTCAGAGAAAGCAGGGTGAGAACCCAAGCGGCGGTAGACCTCCACCTCTTCCTCAAAGCCCGGGCGTCCGGGTGCATAAATTTTTACCACTTGGTTTGGGTGGTCAGGGTGATAGACCACCGCAGCGTAGTTACCCCTCCCAATCAGCCGCCAAGGGTAGGGGATATGGTGTACTTCCACCGGGTCATGGGGATCGATGCTCTCGATCCGCAACTCCGGGAGTAGCTCTTGGTAGATACTCTCAATCAAACCAATGCTAGGTAACACTAACGACTAACCTATTCAAATTGTT
Encoded here:
- a CDS encoding serine/threonine protein kinase; this encodes MLPSIGLIESIYQELLPELRIESIDPHDPVEVHHIPYPWRLIGRGNYAAVVYHPDHPNQVVKIYAPGRPGFEEEVEVYRRLGSHPAFSECLYAGEGFLILKRLYGMTLYDCLSLGVRIPEQVIRDIDQALDYARGRGLYPHDVHGRNVMMREGRGLVVDVSDFLHEETCSKWNDLKKAYYWLYRPLLSPLRLRVPYFILDIVRKSYRLISRLASRYLRVRRFRRKWN